The proteins below are encoded in one region of Methanosarcina barkeri 3:
- a CDS encoding recombinase family protein translates to MSGTSFDRPGVSRLIEDAKDGKINLILVNDLSRFGRN, encoded by the coding sequence GTGTCTGGAACGAGCTTTGACAGACCGGGCGTTTCACGGCTGATCGAGGACGCCAAGGATGGGAAAATCAACCTGATTCTCGTTAATGATTTGAGCCGTTTCGGACGGAACTAA
- a CDS encoding CHAD domain-containing protein codes for MSLNTEAILLIRPGGKDVETESKFLVMDETDFQVLETSSLLLDYSLSEAIIQNIEDTFLDTKKNALMSGGYFLRLRKEMGKEGQWLAIKSLEGLECGVHTREDYVSFLPKETSVFECPDARTRDIILELSSGLDLLPLMKLKQKRTVRQVKLGDRLIAELSLDHVSLKSGQNEKFYSELELKLKTEGTHQDLQAIEEHLLGNYHLVKDLFSKFERALLLKENLPEKTLLSFRERAFCLQLADQENIYGKQAKILLSLEKGLNTAEVSLLLKVPEQDIEAFYSRFEKERLFSFPFSSKNNGSGEFHFHAGRYALGKSQENIIFKEWTLETLFELYGADRAKAEKTRTNAFILFDVLFPYHRLGQQERKILGLAALLHDIGSSVFPKETYKIGEEILLTHPLKGLKLHELRMLALIMELQSPKISVKDLSSVFEKSNLILPPEIKNKALILASFIRISGIFENRSWGFLPDRIRQVEEAVEVEIFGPGAEKAAKKAEKRKELWEYLFGTKLSFVSKKKTISKKKTDEIENIEMRVEEIKGENEIKEENKKESRNLKFAIRPENSMAMVAHKVFSRQFARMLANEKGTLKGKNVENLHDMRVAIRRMKAAAKIFEAYLDSKKLEPHLEGLKNTLGALSDVRDLDVFREKAKEYLNKLPSENEHDLDPLFAVLAEERKKARKSMITYLKSERYANFKKDFSDFLDSESWALPTTTAKHNALPYRVKDVLPSILYARFADISAYSEWLEGPYVSIERLHRLRIASKGLRYTLEFFGNVLGKEAEVMIKEVTALQNHLGDLHDSVIAIDLLGSYLQTGDWGLSERKKYSIEKKTFEGLKGVEAYKAYREEELQTLLDTFPEVWLKVQSEEFRPRIENVIKNLYKETMAL; via the coding sequence TTGTCTTTAAACACTGAAGCCATATTGTTAATAAGACCAGGTGGGAAAGACGTGGAAACCGAATCAAAGTTTCTAGTGATGGATGAAACGGATTTTCAAGTTCTTGAAACATCATCTTTACTATTGGACTATTCTCTCTCCGAAGCTATAATACAAAATATCGAAGACACTTTTTTAGACACGAAGAAAAATGCTTTAATGTCTGGAGGTTATTTTTTACGGCTCAGGAAAGAGATGGGAAAAGAAGGACAATGGTTAGCTATCAAAAGTCTGGAGGGACTCGAATGTGGGGTACATACGAGAGAAGATTATGTCAGCTTCCTACCTAAGGAGACCTCCGTCTTTGAATGTCCTGATGCCAGAACCAGGGATATAATCTTAGAACTTAGCTCGGGCCTTGATCTGCTTCCACTTATGAAACTTAAACAAAAAAGGACTGTGCGCCAGGTGAAATTGGGAGACAGACTTATAGCTGAACTTTCTCTGGACCATGTGAGTCTTAAAAGTGGACAGAATGAAAAATTTTACAGTGAACTTGAACTTAAACTGAAGACTGAAGGAACCCATCAAGATTTACAGGCTATTGAGGAACACTTGCTAGGAAATTACCATCTTGTAAAAGATCTTTTCTCTAAATTCGAGAGAGCTCTTCTCCTCAAAGAGAATCTGCCGGAAAAAACTCTTTTGAGCTTCAGGGAAAGAGCCTTTTGTTTGCAGCTTGCCGATCAGGAAAATATATATGGAAAACAGGCTAAAATTCTCCTTTCGCTTGAAAAAGGTTTGAATACGGCAGAAGTGAGCCTTCTTCTAAAAGTTCCTGAGCAAGATATTGAAGCTTTTTACTCCCGGTTTGAAAAAGAAAGGCTTTTCAGTTTCCCCTTTAGTTCTAAAAATAATGGTTCCGGAGAATTCCATTTTCATGCCGGACGTTATGCCCTGGGCAAAAGCCAGGAAAATATCATCTTCAAAGAGTGGACCCTTGAAACCCTGTTTGAACTCTATGGAGCAGACCGAGCGAAAGCAGAAAAGACCAGGACTAACGCATTTATACTTTTTGACGTACTTTTCCCTTACCACAGGTTAGGGCAGCAAGAGAGAAAAATACTGGGTCTTGCAGCTCTCCTTCATGACATCGGAAGCTCGGTTTTTCCGAAAGAAACATACAAGATTGGTGAGGAAATTCTCCTGACTCATCCTCTAAAAGGGTTAAAGCTTCACGAACTCAGAATGCTTGCTCTTATTATGGAACTTCAGTCTCCCAAAATCAGCGTAAAGGACCTTTCTTCAGTTTTTGAAAAATCAAATCTCATATTACCTCCAGAAATCAAAAATAAAGCTCTTATTCTCGCATCTTTTATCCGTATATCGGGCATCTTTGAGAACAGAAGTTGGGGATTTCTGCCAGATAGAATCAGGCAGGTTGAGGAAGCAGTTGAAGTAGAAATTTTTGGGCCTGGTGCAGAAAAAGCTGCAAAAAAAGCAGAAAAGAGAAAAGAGCTCTGGGAGTACCTTTTTGGTACCAAACTCTCCTTTGTATCTAAGAAAAAGACTATATCTAAGAAAAAGACAGACGAAATCGAAAACATTGAAATGAGAGTTGAGGAAATCAAGGGAGAAAACGAGATAAAAGAAGAAAATAAAAAAGAAAGTAGAAACTTGAAATTTGCAATTAGGCCTGAAAACTCAATGGCTATGGTAGCCCATAAGGTCTTTTCCCGACAATTTGCCAGAATGCTTGCCAATGAGAAAGGAACCCTAAAGGGAAAAAATGTAGAAAACCTGCACGATATGAGGGTTGCGATCCGCAGGATGAAAGCTGCTGCAAAGATCTTTGAAGCTTACCTTGATTCTAAAAAGCTTGAACCTCACCTGGAAGGGCTAAAAAACACTCTTGGAGCACTCAGTGACGTCAGGGACTTAGACGTTTTTCGGGAGAAAGCTAAAGAATATCTTAATAAACTACCTTCCGAGAACGAACATGATCTTGATCCCCTATTTGCAGTGCTTGCTGAAGAGAGGAAAAAAGCCCGGAAAAGCATGATCACTTACCTGAAAAGTGAAAGATACGCCAATTTCAAAAAAGATTTCTCAGATTTTCTTGATTCTGAATCATGGGCTCTGCCAACAACAACTGCAAAACACAATGCTCTGCCATATAGAGTAAAGGATGTGCTTCCTTCTATCCTTTATGCCCGGTTCGCAGATATCAGTGCTTATTCCGAATGGTTAGAAGGACCATATGTCTCTATAGAGAGACTGCATAGGTTGAGGATTGCATCCAAAGGACTGCGCTATACACTTGAGTTTTTTGGAAATGTGTTGGGAAAGGAAGCAGAAGTAATGATTAAGGAAGTTACAGCTTTGCAAAACCACCTTGGAGACCTGCACGACTCTGTAATTGCAATAGACTTACTTGGGTCATATCTGCAAACCGGGGACTGGGGTCTTTCAGAAAGGAAAAAATATTCAATAGAAAAGAAAACTTTCGAAGGTCTCAAAGGGGTAGAAGCTTATAAGGCATATAGGGAAGAGGAACTCCAGACATTACTTGATACTTTTCCGGAAGTCTGGTTAAAAGTCCAGAGTGAAGAGTTCAGACCTAGAATTGAAAATGTAATTAAAAATCTGTATAAAGAGACAATGGCTTTATAA
- a CDS encoding RimK/LysX family protein, translated as MDADEIQAIFKFSALEKHVISSFGVQEDLFLPFLLSLKSGGSWSYASEETKSMAVKDVITYYNEESKTGYTLEKIYFFINPEIVEEEGIIRRLEKCGTKEERELVERPYLITLKAKKIIFAEVNPELRKITVRELKKKHIQLKGTPAYSAAHEMEHLEKGEIGGIPLWTFEYVKAQQ; from the coding sequence ATGGACGCTGACGAAATTCAAGCAATCTTTAAATTTTCAGCCCTGGAAAAGCATGTGATTTCCAGTTTTGGGGTTCAAGAAGATCTATTTCTTCCTTTTCTGCTTTCATTAAAATCAGGAGGCTCCTGGAGTTACGCTTCTGAAGAAACAAAAAGTATGGCAGTAAAAGACGTGATCACTTATTATAATGAGGAAAGTAAGACTGGCTATACTCTGGAAAAGATCTATTTCTTTATCAATCCCGAAATCGTAGAGGAAGAAGGAATTATCCGAAGGCTCGAAAAATGCGGGACAAAAGAAGAAAGAGAACTGGTTGAAAGACCCTACTTAATAACCCTGAAGGCAAAAAAGATCATATTTGCAGAAGTAAACCCGGAGCTCAGGAAAATAACAGTAAGGGAGTTAAAGAAAAAACACATACAACTGAAAGGTACGCCAGCATATAGTGCAGCTCATGAGATGGAACATCTTGAAAAGGGAGAAATAGGAGGAATTCCACTCTGGACTTTTGAATATGTTAAAGCCCAGCAATAA
- a CDS encoding flippase, translating into MVSYRKFVRDVGLIGTVQVLTSLGTFFLLPIITKTLGTYDYGLWAQINIIVSLVSSVALMGLSMGFVRFLSSETDRKMIREALYSILFFVAISGFLASLLVYIFAEPLATVVFKDPEATYFIQAGSALILLTVVESISLYYFRVFRQIKRYSYFILLETFGKLFFILVLIKLGYGLLGVIVATLLVQSFIFIISLVTIVSQIGFTIPRFTHIKEYLQFSFPLTPSALVTWVTASSDRFLVTYFLGLGSAGIYSAAYSIGTLIQLLVTPLQVILLPELSKLFDEDKLDQVRIYLSNSLRYFLLITVPAVFGLSALAKPLLGIFTTQDFLSGWLVIPIVALSGLLAGVFQIFVNIMFLVKETKSATYINIIAAVSNILLNLLLIPSIGFVGAALSTLISYFLMIVLCIYVSRKHFVFDYYYYDIAKSVFSSFGMYLSVSHFAISNVYELFGVAALGAFIYISLMLIIGGFSKCELSAVIKYTPPRV; encoded by the coding sequence ATGGTGTCATATCGAAAGTTTGTAAGAGACGTTGGCCTTATCGGGACAGTTCAGGTACTTACTAGCCTGGGAACTTTCTTCCTACTTCCGATAATCACAAAAACCCTTGGAACATATGATTACGGACTTTGGGCCCAGATCAATATTATTGTATCTCTTGTTTCTTCAGTTGCACTTATGGGTCTTTCCATGGGGTTTGTCAGGTTTTTATCTTCTGAAACTGACAGAAAGATGATAAGAGAAGCTTTATATTCTATTCTCTTCTTTGTGGCGATCTCTGGCTTCCTGGCCTCTTTGTTAGTTTATATATTTGCAGAGCCTCTCGCAACCGTTGTTTTCAAGGATCCTGAAGCGACTTATTTTATCCAGGCAGGTTCCGCCTTGATCCTCCTGACTGTAGTCGAATCAATATCTCTTTATTATTTCAGAGTTTTCAGGCAGATTAAAAGATATTCTTACTTTATTCTACTCGAAACATTTGGAAAGTTATTTTTTATCCTGGTCCTTATTAAATTGGGGTACGGACTTTTAGGTGTGATAGTCGCAACCCTGCTTGTACAGAGCTTTATTTTTATAATTTCTCTTGTGACAATCGTATCGCAGATAGGATTTACTATTCCCAGGTTTACTCACATAAAAGAGTACCTGCAATTCTCATTCCCTTTAACTCCCAGTGCTCTTGTAACGTGGGTCACAGCGTCCAGTGACAGATTTTTGGTAACTTATTTTCTGGGTCTTGGGAGCGCAGGTATATATTCAGCAGCTTATTCCATTGGAACTCTCATCCAGCTTCTTGTAACTCCTCTTCAGGTTATTCTTCTCCCGGAACTTTCAAAGTTATTCGATGAAGACAAACTTGATCAGGTGAGGATCTACTTATCGAATTCATTGAGATATTTCCTTCTTATTACCGTTCCAGCTGTTTTTGGCCTTTCTGCTCTTGCAAAGCCTCTTCTCGGAATTTTTACGACTCAAGACTTCCTTTCAGGCTGGCTTGTAATCCCAATTGTTGCACTTTCAGGTCTTTTAGCAGGAGTTTTCCAAATCTTTGTCAATATAATGTTTCTTGTAAAAGAAACAAAATCTGCTACTTACATTAATATCATTGCTGCAGTTTCGAACATATTACTAAACCTTTTGCTCATACCTTCTATTGGCTTTGTAGGAGCAGCACTATCAACCCTGATCTCTTATTTTTTAATGATTGTACTCTGTATCTACGTATCTAGGAAGCATTTTGTGTTTGACTATTATTATTATGACATCGCAAAAAGTGTCTTCTCCTCTTTTGGGATGTATCTGTCTGTTTCTCACTTTGCTATTTCAAACGTCTATGAACTTTTTGGAGTAGCAGCATTGGGAGCATTTATCTATATCTCTTTAATGCTTATTATCGGTGGTTTCAGCAAATGCGAACTTTCTGCGGTGATAAAATATACTCCCCCAAGAGTGTAA
- a CDS encoding pentapeptide repeat-containing protein, translating into MWELIVLWQALQELTFPGANLAGTNFTMADLEEADLLGTYCLAIGQLSKVKRLRNAKRTKNSLYN; encoded by the coding sequence TTGTGGGAACTTATCGTTTTATGGCAAGCCTTGCAGGAACTAACCTTTCCAGGAGCTAACCTTGCAGGAACAAACTTCACAATGGCCGACTTGGAGGAAGCTGATCTACTAGGAACTTATTGTTTAGCAATTGGTCAGTTATCTAAAGTTAAAAGACTTCGCAATGCAAAACGGACAAAGAACTCCTTATACAATTAA
- a CDS encoding polyphosphate kinase 2 family protein, with protein MANRIEELLDVLRVPSGKKINLKKDYNPDFTGKWVKKEEAKEALTEGIKILAEMQDKLWAQDQYALLIILQALDAAGKDSTIKHVMSGVNPQGVDVHSFKVPSGEELDHDYLWRNFKALPARGRIGIFNRSYYEEVLAVRVHPEFLAGQKLPPSLKDKDIWNRRFEEINNFEKYLVDNGIIVVKLFLYVSKETQKERFLERALEPEKNWKFSAADMKERAFWDDYMAAYEDMFNHTSTEWAPWYIVPADHKWFTRLAVAAVLYSTMKSLNLAYPTVSEEQKEALLVAKEELEHEDGGLKDKAFIRAEVKAVTDPDTLAASSKVSKEEVKKNSTKGKKNM; from the coding sequence ATGGCAAACAGAATAGAAGAATTGCTGGATGTCCTGAGGGTTCCTTCCGGCAAGAAAATCAACCTGAAAAAGGACTACAATCCCGACTTCACCGGTAAATGGGTGAAAAAGGAAGAGGCCAAAGAGGCCCTGACCGAAGGCATCAAGATTCTGGCCGAGATGCAGGACAAACTCTGGGCTCAAGATCAATATGCACTACTAATAATTCTTCAAGCCCTCGATGCAGCAGGCAAGGACAGTACCATCAAGCACGTAATGTCAGGCGTCAATCCACAGGGGGTCGATGTTCACAGTTTCAAGGTTCCCTCAGGTGAGGAGCTTGATCACGATTATCTGTGGCGTAACTTCAAGGCCCTGCCTGCTCGTGGCCGTATCGGAATTTTTAATCGTTCTTACTATGAAGAGGTCCTTGCCGTACGCGTGCACCCTGAGTTTCTTGCTGGCCAAAAGCTTCCCCCATCGCTGAAGGACAAAGATATCTGGAATCGGCGCTTCGAGGAGATCAATAACTTCGAGAAATACCTAGTTGACAACGGCATCATTGTAGTAAAGCTCTTCCTGTATGTGTCTAAAGAGACACAAAAGGAGCGTTTCCTGGAGCGGGCGCTGGAGCCGGAAAAGAACTGGAAGTTCTCCGCAGCCGATATGAAAGAGCGGGCTTTTTGGGACGATTATATGGCAGCCTACGAAGACATGTTTAATCACACAAGTACTGAGTGGGCTCCCTGGTACATCGTGCCAGCCGATCATAAGTGGTTCACCAGGCTGGCTGTGGCGGCTGTACTCTACAGCACTATGAAGAGCCTCAACTTGGCCTATCCTACTGTCAGTGAGGAGCAGAAAGAAGCTTTACTTGTGGCTAAGGAGGAACTTGAACACGAGGACGGCGGTCTGAAGGATAAAGCCTTCATAAGGGCTGAAGTAAAGGCTGTCACCGATCCAGACACTCTGGCTGCTAGCAGCAAGGTCAGCAAGGAAGAAGTTAAGAAAAATAGTACGAAAGGCAAGAAAAACATGTAA
- a CDS encoding pentapeptide repeat-containing protein, translating into MTILTEVEISEANLRESNFEKMILKKANLVRADLMEANLKEASFEEPDLKETHPEMANLDGANLTKTNLRGTFLPIAQIREAKLTYVYLEGAKLVKNQLAGTNLVGTYRFMASLAGTNLSRS; encoded by the coding sequence ATGACAATTCTTACAGAGGTTGAAATTAGTGAGGCTAACCTCAGAGAGTCTAACTTTGAAAAAATGATACTTAAAAAAGCTAATCTTGTGAGAGCTGACCTTATGGAAGCTAATCTTAAAGAAGCTAGCTTCGAAGAGCCTGACCTTAAAGAAACTCACCCTGAGATGGCTAATCTAGATGGAGCCAACCTCACAAAAACTAACTTAAGAGGAACTTTTCTCCCAATAGCTCAAATTAGAGAAGCTAAATTAACATACGTTTACCTTGAGGGAGCCAAATTAGTAAAGAATCAGCTAGCAGGAACCAATCTTGTGGGAACTTATCGTTTTATGGCAAGCCTTGCAGGAACTAACCTTTCCAGGAGCTAA
- a CDS encoding phosphotransferase enzyme family protein has product MTYNEVIRIGDEYLLTAISKLYGLEGHKIKPIQPHDGGRNVVYTCEKEGLSAKILRISFLNDRRREDYLGEMEYVRYLFDNGGSVSNVISSLNGNLLEEIDYNNHRFFVCLFEKAKGKMLVENNYRYREGIPITEYYYNCGKVLGKLHQLSKKYTPIHHRYGFFDRFNEGCIDELIPDTLALLKAKMKELIKTLDSFDRNSETYGMIHFDYNDGNYSIDFDNGQIMVYDFDNSCFGFYMYDLADLWTHGVGWIQFEPNADKRRKFMKDYFETVLAGYRSETRIDDSMLARLPIFINATIMENIVDSFEIIKRNGDEPECDEELSYLVKCMEDGIPHKGFYSEIYSCETPFELEKQNI; this is encoded by the coding sequence ATGACCTATAATGAAGTTATTAGAATCGGTGATGAATATTTGCTTACTGCCATATCAAAGTTATATGGATTGGAAGGGCATAAAATAAAACCGATTCAACCGCACGACGGAGGACGAAACGTAGTCTACACTTGTGAGAAAGAAGGTTTAAGTGCAAAAATACTTAGAATTTCTTTCTTAAATGACAGGCGCCGAGAAGATTACCTCGGCGAAATGGAATATGTAAGATATCTATTTGATAACGGCGGCAGTGTTTCAAATGTAATCAGCTCGCTAAACGGTAATCTGTTGGAAGAGATTGATTATAATAACCACAGATTTTTTGTCTGCTTGTTTGAAAAGGCTAAAGGGAAAATGCTTGTGGAAAACAATTATAGGTATCGGGAAGGCATTCCTATAACCGAATACTACTATAACTGCGGCAAGGTTCTGGGTAAACTGCATCAGTTGTCAAAGAAGTATACTCCCATCCATCACCGATACGGTTTCTTTGACAGGTTTAATGAAGGTTGTATCGACGAGCTGATACCAGATACGTTAGCTTTGCTTAAAGCGAAAATGAAAGAACTCATCAAAACGTTGGATAGCTTCGACAGGAACAGCGAAACCTACGGTATGATCCATTTTGATTACAACGATGGGAATTACTCGATAGACTTTGATAATGGACAAATCATGGTTTATGATTTTGATAACTCGTGCTTTGGCTTTTATATGTATGACCTCGCCGATCTCTGGACACACGGAGTTGGCTGGATTCAATTTGAGCCGAACGCCGACAAGCGCAGGAAGTTTATGAAAGATTATTTTGAAACCGTCCTTGCCGGGTATCGGTCCGAAACCAGAATTGACGATTCTATGCTTGCTCGATTACCTATATTTATCAACGCGACGATTATGGAAAACATCGTGGACTCGTTCGAAATAATAAAGCGTAACGGAGACGAGCCCGAGTGTGACGAGGAACTGTCGTATCTTGTAAAGTGTATGGAGGACGGCATTCCGCACAAGGGATTTTATAGCGAAATATACTCGTGCGAAACGCCGTTTGAACTGGAAAAACAGAACATTTGA